In one Solanum dulcamara chromosome 1, daSolDulc1.2, whole genome shotgun sequence genomic region, the following are encoded:
- the LOC129887300 gene encoding cytochrome P450 71AU50-like, translating into MAFIWTTIIVAIAIYMFHKLLNIKNIKKLPPGPWGIPILGHLHLIGKNPHQDFYRLAKKYGPFMHIKLGLVPTIIASSPETVEKVLKTYDHVFASRPHHEASQYMCYGQRNLIFSKYGSYWRNMRKLTTLNLVSSQKINSYQPSRKEEVSLLVKSIKHVADQEHVLAVDLSAKVSLLNANLSCLMVFGKKFMDDDLDKRGFKSLVQEVVHLAATPNLGDFFPYLGVLDLQGITSRLKALSKVFDEFLEKIIEEHVQSKEQRETKDFVDTMMDIMQSGEAGFEFDRRHVKAVLLDMLMASMDTSATSVEWILTELLRHPHVMKKLQKELEQIVGLDRMVEESDLENLTYLDMVIKEALRLHSAAPLLIHESIEDCVVDDFFVQKGSRIIVNVYAAQRDPKAWPEPDKFLPERFVESSVDLRGHDFQLLPFGSGRRSCPGMQLGIIIVRLVVAQLVHCFDWELPNGMNPSELDMSEQFGVVTCRAKHLMAIPTYRLQLVADLN; encoded by the exons ATGGCTTTCATATGGACTACAATTATAGTAGCTATAGCCATATACATGTTCCATAAGTTACTAAACATCAAGAACATAAAAAAACTTCCACCAGGTCCATGGGGAATTCCCATTTTGGGACATCTCCACTTGATAGGCAAAAATCCCCACCAAGATTTTTATAGATTAGCCAAAAAATATGGCCCTTTCATGCACATCAAACTTGGATTGGTACCAACAATTATTGCCTCTTCCCCTGAGACAGTTGAAAAAGTCCTCAAGACATATGATCATGTATTTGCTAGTAGACCTCATCATGAAGCCTCTCAATATATGTGTTATGGCCAAAGAAACTTGATTTTCTCCAAATATGGATCTTATTGGAGGAACATGAGAAAATTGACCACTTTGAACCTTGTGAGTAGCCAaaaaatcaactcatatcaacctTCAAGAAAGGAAGAAGTTTCCCTTTTGGTTAAATCAATCAAACATGTTGCTGATCAAGAACATGTACTTGCTGTTGATCTTAGTGCAAAAGTTTCGTTGTTGAACGCGAATTTGAGTTGTTTAATGGTTTTTGGGAAAAAGTTTATGGATGATGATTTGGACAAAAGGGGTTTTAAATCTTTAGTTCAAGAAGTTGTACATTTAGCAGCAACACCAAATCTTGGTGATTTCTTTCCTTATCTTGGTGTTTTGGACCTACAGGGGATTACTAGTAGGCTAAAGGCACTTTCCAAggtttttgatgaatttcttgAGAAGATTATTGAAGAACATGTTCAGTCTAAGGAACAAAGGGAAACTAAGGATTTTGTTGACACCATGATGGACATTATGCAGTCTGGTGAAGCTGGATTCGAGTTTGATCGACGCCATGTCAAAGCTGTCCTATTG GACATGCTTATGGCTTCAATGGACACTTCAGCAACATCAGTAGAATGGATACTCACTGAGCTACTCAGGCATCCTCATGTCATGAAGAAACTACAAAAAGAATTGGAACAAATTGTAGGCCTTGATAGAATGGTAGAAGAATCAGACCTGGAAAATTTAACTTACTTAGACATGGTAATCAAGGAAGCCCTGAGGCTGCATTCTGCTGCACCATTACTAATTCACGAGTCTATAGAAGACTGTGTTGTTGATGACTTCTTCGTGCAAAAGGGATCGAGAATTATTGTCAATGTATACGCAGCTCAAAGGGATCCTAAAGCTTGGCCTGAACCAGACAAGTTTTTGCCAGAAAGATTTGTTGAGAGCAGTGTAGATCTTCGTGGACACGACTTTCAACTTCTACCATTTGGCTCTGGTAGAAGAAGTTGCCCTGGAATGCAGTTGGGAATCATAATTGTTCGCCTTGTGGTCGCGCAATTGGTGCATTGTTTTGATTGGGAACTTCCAAATGGTATGAATCCTAGTGAATTGGACATGAGTGAGCAATTTGGAGTAGTAACTTGTAGAGCAAAGCATCTGATGGCAATTCCTACTTATAGACTCCAACTTGTAGCTGATTTAAATTAA